In the genome of Xyrauchen texanus isolate HMW12.3.18 chromosome 33, RBS_HiC_50CHRs, whole genome shotgun sequence, one region contains:
- the LOC127627093 gene encoding glycylpeptide N-tetradecanoyltransferase 1-like isoform X1 gives MAEEKSLEKSLKEYRGAETKKKAKKNKGQPWAKEGLRDTFEMLDSLSEEKQQEIQKALHLFSLGQGPPKNLQEAHRYTYRFWDTQPVPKIDEKVTSQGAIESERPSIREEPYSLPKGFIWDKLDLDNQEQLRELCEFLNKNYTEEDDNTLRLHYSPQFLLWALCPPGWQSQWHCGVRVNASQKLVGFISAIPATIKIFDTEIKMMEVNFLCVHKKLRFKRMAPVLIKEITRCVHQQGVFQAVYSASTVLPKPIASCRYWHRSLNPRKLIELNFSSLAPNMTFQRALKLNKLPQIRTPSHGPNVA, from the exons ATGGCTGAGGAGAAAAGTCT TGAAAAGAGCTTAAAGGAATACAGAGGAGCTGAAACCAAgaagaaagcaaagaaaaacaaaggcCAACCATGGGCTAAAGAGGGGCTGAGGGACACTTTTGAAATG CTGGACTCACTTTCAGAGGAGAAGCAACAAGAGATACAGAAAGCCCTGCACCTCTTTTCTCTGGGCCAGGGACCTCCAAAGAACCTCCAGGAGGCTCATAGATACACATACCGCTTTTGGGATACCCAGCCAGTCCCTAAAATAG ATGAGAAAGTGACATCGCAAGGAGCCATAGAATCGGAGAGGCCCAGTATTCGAGAGGAGCCATACTCTCTTCCAAAGGGATTCATCTGGGACAAACTCGACCTGGACAACCAGGAGCAG CTGAGGGAACTGTGTGAATTTCTAAACAAAAATTATACAGAGGAAGATGACAACACACTTCGCTTGCACTACTCTCCACAGTTCTTGCTCTG GGCTCTGTGCCCCCCTGGTTGGCAATCACAATGGCATTGTGGAGTCCGGGTAAATGCCAGTCAAAAGCTAGTTGGATTCATAAGTGCCATTCCtgcaacaattaaaatatttgacaC AGAGATAAAGATGATGGAGGTGAACTTCCTGTGTGTGCACAAAAAACTACGCTTTAAGAGAATGGCACCAGTCCTGATCAAAGAGATCACCAGATGCGTCCACCAACAGGGTGTATTTCAAGCAGTCTACAGTGCCAGTACAGTCTTACCAAAACCCATCGCTAGCTGTAG GTACTGGCACAGATCTCTGAACCCACGCAAGTTGATTGAGCTGAATTTCTCCTCGCTCGCTCCTAACATGACCTTCCAACGGGCCCTCAAGCTAAACAAGCTTCCTCAGATCAGAACGCCCTCCCATGGGCCAAATGTGGCATGA
- the LOC127627093 gene encoding glycylpeptide N-tetradecanoyltransferase 1-like isoform X2 — translation MAEEKSLEKSLKEYRGAETKKKAKKNKGQPWAKEGLRDTFEMLDSLSEEKQQEIQKALHLFSLGQGPPKNLQEAHRYTYRFWDTQPVPKIDEKVTSQGAIESERPSIREEPYSLPKGFIWDKLDLDNQEQLRELCEFLNKNYTEEDDNTLRLHYSPQFLLWALCPPGWQSQWHCGVRVNASQKLVGFISAIPATIKIFDTEIKMMEVNFLCVHKKLRFKRMAPVLIKEITRCVHQQGVFQAVYSASTVLPKPIASCTGTDL, via the exons ATGGCTGAGGAGAAAAGTCT TGAAAAGAGCTTAAAGGAATACAGAGGAGCTGAAACCAAgaagaaagcaaagaaaaacaaaggcCAACCATGGGCTAAAGAGGGGCTGAGGGACACTTTTGAAATG CTGGACTCACTTTCAGAGGAGAAGCAACAAGAGATACAGAAAGCCCTGCACCTCTTTTCTCTGGGCCAGGGACCTCCAAAGAACCTCCAGGAGGCTCATAGATACACATACCGCTTTTGGGATACCCAGCCAGTCCCTAAAATAG ATGAGAAAGTGACATCGCAAGGAGCCATAGAATCGGAGAGGCCCAGTATTCGAGAGGAGCCATACTCTCTTCCAAAGGGATTCATCTGGGACAAACTCGACCTGGACAACCAGGAGCAG CTGAGGGAACTGTGTGAATTTCTAAACAAAAATTATACAGAGGAAGATGACAACACACTTCGCTTGCACTACTCTCCACAGTTCTTGCTCTG GGCTCTGTGCCCCCCTGGTTGGCAATCACAATGGCATTGTGGAGTCCGGGTAAATGCCAGTCAAAAGCTAGTTGGATTCATAAGTGCCATTCCtgcaacaattaaaatatttgacaC AGAGATAAAGATGATGGAGGTGAACTTCCTGTGTGTGCACAAAAAACTACGCTTTAAGAGAATGGCACCAGTCCTGATCAAAGAGATCACCAGATGCGTCCACCAACAGGGTGTATTTCAAGCAGTCTACAGTGCCAGTACAGTCTTACCAAAACCCATCGCTAGCT GTACTGGCACAGATCTCTGA